One genomic segment of Petrotoga sp. 9PW.55.5.1 includes these proteins:
- a CDS encoding HAD family phosphatase, producing the protein MKNIVFDLGNVLFKFEPDEILDGLFNDYHTKEKLKQSVFKTTIWRELDRGSLSLFQAKKLFIDKNPDLKDEIEVLLDNWKNFLHPIDENVKLLPELKKNNRLYILSNFHEEAFNYITNKYSFFELFDGMVVSYEVKLIKPERKIYEILLSRYSLVPQDTIFVDDTEENIKAAQELGINGLLYKSELSLEDLFKLEKVL; encoded by the coding sequence TTGAAAAACATAGTATTTGATTTGGGTAATGTGCTTTTCAAATTTGAACCAGATGAAATTTTAGACGGTTTGTTTAATGATTATCATACAAAAGAAAAATTAAAACAGTCTGTTTTTAAAACGACTATTTGGAGAGAACTGGATAGGGGGAGTTTATCATTATTTCAAGCAAAAAAATTATTTATAGATAAAAACCCTGATTTAAAAGACGAAATTGAAGTTCTTCTAGATAATTGGAAAAATTTTCTCCATCCTATCGATGAGAATGTGAAACTTCTTCCAGAATTAAAGAAAAACAACAGACTCTATATTTTGTCTAATTTTCATGAAGAAGCGTTCAATTATATAACTAATAAGTATTCTTTTTTTGAACTATTTGATGGGATGGTTGTATCCTACGAAGTAAAGCTTATAAAACCTGAAAGAAAAATCTATGAAATTTTATTAAGTAGATACAGTTTAGTACCCCAAGACACGATTTTTGTGGATGATACTGAAGAAAACATCAAAGCAGCCCAAGAATTAGGAATTAATGGGCTACTATATAAAAGCGAACTTTCACTGGAGGATTTGTTCAAATTGGAGAAAGTTTTGTGA
- a CDS encoding sulfotransferase — MDDVFNKHCVFITSTGRTGTRFLAKSMSKMVEDCYAVYEPANVFIKDLKKWGRDIKRFGFYQMTVGQFLPSKSMCKLSTHRRRGKISDEKAKEYIKGLRKQILQETKESLYVESSNHLHGVIDLLEEVFPNSKVVFIIRDPRTWIRSALSSPVYLLYSKGDLAFLEMSMRAYHFKDDPYANKWTQMGKFEKFAWYYNKLNTLVLKSMKDKKNFKLYRYEDLFTSKNKEENFKELLEFSTKFDDGFIRNYDFQPSLLNKKINSSADNYKIPHWKEWDKKMANTLQKHCEDLMEKFGYGKEPEWLEKLSGSYKEEFA; from the coding sequence ATGGACGATGTTTTTAATAAACATTGTGTCTTTATAACTTCGACTGGAAGAACAGGGACTCGATTTTTAGCAAAAAGCATGTCTAAAATGGTTGAGGATTGTTATGCTGTTTATGAACCAGCGAATGTCTTTATTAAAGATCTTAAAAAATGGGGAAGGGATATAAAAAGGTTTGGCTTTTATCAAATGACGGTTGGGCAATTTTTGCCTTCTAAATCCATGTGTAAATTGAGTACTCATAGAAGAAGAGGTAAAATCTCCGATGAAAAAGCGAAAGAATATATAAAGGGTCTTAGGAAGCAGATATTACAAGAAACAAAAGAGAGTTTATATGTTGAATCAAGCAACCATCTCCATGGAGTTATTGATCTTTTGGAGGAAGTTTTCCCCAATAGTAAAGTTGTTTTTATTATACGCGATCCAAGAACATGGATAAGATCTGCTTTAAGTTCTCCTGTGTATCTTCTATATAGCAAAGGCGATCTAGCGTTTTTGGAGATGAGTATGAGAGCGTATCATTTTAAAGATGATCCATATGCAAACAAATGGACTCAGATGGGGAAATTTGAAAAGTTTGCTTGGTATTATAACAAACTGAATACTTTGGTACTAAAATCTATGAAAGATAAGAAAAATTTTAAACTATATCGTTATGAAGATTTGTTTACAAGTAAAAATAAAGAAGAAAATTTTAAAGAATTACTAGAGTTTTCCACAAAATTTGATGATGGTTTCATTCGAAATTATGATTTTCAGCCTTCTTTACTCAACAAGAAAATAAATTCTAGTGCTGATAATTATAAAATACCTCATTGGAAAGAATGGGATAAAAAAATGGCAAACACACTTCAAAAACATTGTGAAGATTTGATGGAGAAATTTGGATACGGTAAGGAACCAGAATGGTTAGAAAAACTAAGTGGCAGTTACAAGGAAGAGTTTGCATAA
- the murB gene encoding UDP-N-acetylmuramate dehydrogenase — translation MGEVMISEENLKKLYINGCDIKKNEPLKYYTSFRIGGSVPLALFPKTLKTFSETLFKLKEYNIPYKILGQGTNLIVSDSDLKFNVLCTKYLNNLKIEKKDNRSLVIEVESGMSLSTLSFLISGWGYSGLEFACGIPGTVGGGIYMNAGAYGGEMKEVVLEVESYDLKNNTIRILKKEDMKFGYRKSIFQEGNLVILSAKILVEKDNQEFIYNKIKEYSTRRWEKQPIDMPSAGSIFKRPKPDFYVGTTIEELGLKGYAIGDAQISTKHAGFIINRGNASFEDVISLIEHVKKIVKESCGVSLEVEPQIWR, via the coding sequence ATGGGTGAAGTTATGATTTCAGAAGAAAATCTAAAAAAGTTGTACATAAATGGATGCGATATAAAAAAAAATGAACCCCTTAAATATTATACTAGTTTTAGAATAGGGGGAAGTGTTCCTTTAGCATTATTTCCAAAAACGTTGAAAACTTTTTCTGAAACATTGTTTAAATTGAAAGAATATAATATCCCATACAAAATTCTTGGTCAAGGGACAAATTTAATAGTAAGTGATAGTGACTTAAAATTCAACGTTTTATGCACTAAATATTTGAATAATTTAAAAATTGAAAAGAAAGATAATCGAAGTTTAGTAATCGAAGTAGAGAGTGGAATGTCTTTATCAACGCTCTCTTTTTTAATTTCCGGATGGGGTTATTCGGGGTTGGAGTTTGCTTGTGGTATACCAGGAACGGTGGGTGGAGGAATTTATATGAACGCAGGGGCTTACGGTGGGGAAATGAAAGAAGTAGTCTTAGAAGTTGAATCTTATGATTTAAAAAATAATACGATAAGAATATTAAAGAAAGAAGATATGAAGTTTGGTTATAGAAAAAGCATTTTTCAAGAAGGAAATTTAGTTATTTTATCCGCTAAAATTCTAGTAGAAAAAGATAATCAAGAGTTTATATATAATAAAATAAAAGAGTATTCGACTCGTAGATGGGAAAAGCAACCAATAGATATGCCATCTGCGGGTAGTATATTTAAAAGGCCAAAACCAGATTTTTATGTGGGAACTACTATAGAAGAATTAGGATTAAAAGGATATGCTATTGGTGATGCTCAAATATCAACCAAACATGCTGGTTTCATAATCAACAGAGGCAACGCCTCATTTGAGGATGTGATTTCTCTAATTGAACATGTAAAAAAGATTGTTAAAGAAAGTTGCGGTGTAAGCTTAGAGGTCGAACCTCAAATTTGGCGTTAG
- the rnr gene encoding ribonuclease R, which produces MGGIKMEDVTLKKEILGKVDKKPMLQKEIYEEFNSYTKQQKTMIQKALKSLQEQGKIFKDSNNRFRNLDENMAIGTIEFTKSGNMAFVECQDGSEVAIKVENSGISLHKDLVLVEIIGKWRDLKEGKVVKILKRGLKYVVGEFVRKGIFGFLIPIDGKINTDFYVAPENIGQAKNGQIVKGKITRYQSPTKNPEVEIVEIIGNKDDPSIDLPIVIFKHDLPEPNYFPEKVIKESEELPEKVSKEELKGRKDFRRETIFTIDGDTAKDFDDAVGIKKLKNGNYLLGVHIADVSNYVKNNSFLDKEAYKRGTSVYLLDIVIPMLPFKLSNGICSLVEGEDRLTMSLIMEIDPYGNLVDSRIYNGVIRSAKRLTYNKVNELLSNNCSEEVEKEIGFLKPDLEMMKELMDILAQKRKERGSILDIESNEVYFEFDEKGYVKDILPVERGISEKMIEEFMVLANETVASYFDVQGLPFIYRIHEYPDPDVLMQLRNYLDLLGIQVKFPQNIHAKVLQEILEKTKDHPLSKNIQMMLVRSMKRAVYSEENIGHFGLASTSYTHFTSPIRRYPDLIVHRLLKEFIKHQGTLPKKEIKKYGELLPQIAKYCSERERGADQAEWDLIDMKKVEYISRHKGEVFEVYITGVTRFGLFVEIPKKMVNGLIHISELIGDYYIYNDKDNTLVGERTGKTYRIGDKMKAMVVKTDKIRTEVDFIPYNDKEEQKSKKTNKKHPNAKIKTKKKSKNK; this is translated from the coding sequence ATTGGAGGCATTAAAATGGAAGATGTAACTTTAAAAAAAGAAATATTAGGAAAAGTAGACAAAAAACCGATGTTGCAAAAAGAAATATATGAAGAATTTAATTCATATACCAAACAACAAAAAACAATGATACAAAAAGCATTAAAAAGTTTGCAAGAACAAGGGAAAATATTCAAAGATTCCAACAATAGATTTAGAAATTTAGATGAAAATATGGCAATAGGGACCATCGAATTCACAAAAAGTGGAAATATGGCTTTTGTAGAATGTCAAGATGGAAGTGAAGTAGCCATAAAAGTAGAAAATTCGGGAATAAGCTTACATAAAGACCTTGTTTTGGTTGAAATAATAGGAAAATGGCGAGATCTAAAAGAGGGAAAAGTTGTTAAAATATTAAAAAGAGGGTTAAAATATGTTGTAGGTGAATTTGTTAGAAAAGGCATTTTTGGATTCCTCATTCCTATAGATGGAAAAATAAATACCGATTTCTATGTTGCTCCTGAAAATATTGGTCAAGCAAAAAATGGTCAAATAGTGAAAGGAAAAATAACAAGATACCAATCACCAACAAAGAATCCAGAAGTTGAGATAGTAGAAATAATAGGAAACAAAGATGACCCATCTATTGATCTACCTATTGTCATTTTCAAACATGATTTACCAGAACCTAATTACTTCCCAGAAAAAGTAATAAAGGAAAGTGAAGAACTTCCAGAAAAAGTTTCAAAAGAAGAGTTAAAGGGAAGAAAAGATTTTAGAAGGGAAACTATTTTTACCATAGATGGCGATACTGCAAAAGATTTTGACGACGCTGTTGGAATCAAAAAATTAAAAAACGGTAATTATTTACTAGGCGTACATATAGCGGATGTATCCAATTATGTTAAAAATAACAGTTTTCTTGATAAAGAAGCTTATAAACGAGGAACAAGTGTTTATTTACTTGACATAGTCATACCAATGTTACCCTTTAAGTTATCCAACGGGATATGTTCTCTAGTTGAAGGTGAAGACAGATTAACAATGTCCTTGATAATGGAGATAGATCCATATGGAAATTTGGTAGATTCAAGAATATATAATGGTGTTATAAGAAGTGCAAAAAGACTAACTTATAACAAAGTAAATGAGTTGTTATCAAACAATTGTAGTGAAGAAGTAGAAAAAGAAATAGGATTTTTAAAACCCGATCTTGAAATGATGAAAGAATTAATGGATATACTTGCTCAGAAAAGAAAAGAAAGAGGTTCTATCCTTGATATAGAAAGCAATGAAGTCTATTTTGAATTTGACGAAAAAGGATACGTAAAAGATATACTCCCTGTTGAAAGAGGAATTTCAGAAAAAATGATAGAAGAATTTATGGTTTTGGCTAATGAAACAGTTGCCTCATATTTTGATGTACAAGGTCTTCCTTTCATCTACAGAATACATGAATACCCAGATCCCGATGTTCTAATGCAATTACGTAATTATTTAGATCTCTTAGGAATACAGGTAAAATTTCCTCAAAATATTCATGCAAAAGTGCTTCAAGAAATACTTGAAAAAACTAAAGATCATCCTTTAAGCAAAAATATACAAATGATGCTAGTTAGATCTATGAAAAGAGCGGTGTATTCAGAAGAAAATATAGGACATTTCGGTCTTGCTTCTACTTCTTACACACATTTCACATCACCTATAAGAAGGTATCCGGATTTAATAGTACATAGATTGTTAAAAGAATTCATAAAACATCAGGGTACTCTTCCAAAAAAAGAAATAAAAAAGTACGGAGAACTCTTACCGCAAATAGCTAAATACTGTTCTGAGAGAGAAAGGGGAGCCGATCAGGCAGAATGGGATCTTATTGATATGAAAAAAGTTGAATACATATCAAGACATAAAGGAGAAGTTTTCGAAGTTTACATAACGGGTGTAACACGGTTTGGATTATTTGTGGAAATACCAAAAAAAATGGTTAATGGTTTGATTCACATATCAGAGTTAATTGGTGATTATTACATATATAACGATAAAGACAACACCTTAGTAGGGGAAAGAACAGGAAAAACATATAGAATCGGGGATAAAATGAAGGCAATGGTTGTAAAAACAGATAAAATAAGAACTGAGGTAGATTTCATTCCCTATAATGATAAAGAAGAACAAAAATCAAAAAAAACGAACAAAAAACATCCCAATGCAAAGATAAAAACCAAGAAGAAAAGCAAAAATAAATAG
- the dnaB gene encoding replicative DNA helicase: MEISSFTPPNSKEAEESVIGSIFLDPSILPDVIEEIRWEDFYYESNKIIFKIMEELFDKGDPVDTVSVIEKLRETGLLKKIGDEDTLIYLAQVVPTTANVMYYTQIVKEKALLRALINASSEIVDAIRNIGDAQEVLEYAEKRIFSIAEARATRTYDLLSNIMHDVFEEIEELKNRAQRGETDLVTGLSTGYYSLDKMTSGFHRSELIIIAARPSMGKTSFAANIATKMALKDNVAVAIFSLEMSKEQLANRILCSEASVDLHKVRTGQISDEEWEILVQKAGELSKSRLIFDDEPDLSPRMLRAKARRMKREYGIEAIFIDYLQLMSSRSKNYESRQQEITEISRSLKLLARELDITVVALSQLSRAVEQREDKRPRLSDLRESGAIEQDADLVMFLYRDSYYKRKKEDNGQNILNEPHEAELIVGKQRNGPVGTIKLTFNPKLATFYPVDERYSNV, encoded by the coding sequence GTGGAAATCTCTTCTTTTACCCCACCCAACAGCAAAGAAGCAGAAGAATCTGTTATAGGCAGTATTTTTTTGGATCCTTCCATATTACCAGATGTTATAGAAGAAATTCGGTGGGAAGATTTTTATTATGAATCAAATAAAATAATTTTCAAGATTATGGAGGAACTTTTTGATAAGGGAGATCCTGTCGATACCGTTTCTGTTATAGAAAAATTAAGAGAAACTGGCCTGCTAAAAAAAATTGGCGACGAAGATACTCTAATATATTTAGCCCAAGTGGTTCCAACAACAGCTAACGTTATGTATTATACTCAAATTGTAAAAGAAAAAGCTTTACTAAGAGCTTTGATTAATGCTTCTTCTGAAATAGTAGATGCTATAAGAAACATTGGAGATGCTCAGGAAGTTCTAGAGTACGCAGAAAAAAGGATCTTTTCTATAGCAGAAGCAAGGGCCACAAGGACTTACGATCTTTTGTCAAATATAATGCATGATGTCTTTGAAGAGATAGAGGAATTGAAAAACAGAGCACAAAGAGGTGAAACTGATCTTGTCACCGGTCTTTCTACTGGATATTATTCTTTAGATAAAATGACTTCGGGATTTCATAGATCTGAACTAATTATTATAGCTGCAAGACCTTCTATGGGTAAAACATCTTTTGCAGCAAATATTGCAACTAAAATGGCTCTAAAAGATAATGTTGCAGTCGCTATATTTAGTCTAGAAATGTCGAAAGAACAGTTAGCTAATAGAATATTATGTTCTGAAGCAAGTGTTGATTTACACAAAGTACGAACGGGTCAGATTTCTGATGAAGAATGGGAAATACTCGTTCAAAAAGCGGGAGAATTATCAAAGTCACGTCTAATTTTCGATGATGAGCCAGATTTATCTCCCCGAATGCTAAGAGCAAAAGCTAGAAGAATGAAGAGAGAATACGGAATTGAAGCGATTTTTATCGATTACTTACAACTGATGTCTTCAAGATCGAAAAATTATGAAAGTAGACAACAAGAAATCACTGAGATATCAAGATCTTTGAAATTGTTAGCAAGAGAGTTAGATATAACCGTTGTAGCTTTATCTCAACTATCTCGTGCAGTTGAGCAGAGAGAAGATAAAAGACCAAGACTAAGCGACCTTAGAGAATCAGGAGCCATTGAACAAGACGCAGACCTTGTTATGTTTTTATACAGAGATTCTTACTACAAAAGAAAAAAAGAAGATAACGGCCAAAATATTTTAAACGAGCCCCATGAAGCGGAATTAATAGTAGGAAAACAAAGAAATGGACCGGTTGGAACGATAAAATTAACTTTCAACCCTAAACTTGCTACCTTTTATCCTGTTGATGAAAGATACTCAAACGTTTAA